A region from the Linepithema humile isolate Giens D197 chromosome 1, Lhum_UNIL_v1.0, whole genome shotgun sequence genome encodes:
- the LOC105667432 gene encoding uncharacterized protein translates to MWNTKRAGNAKQKKHSEYSLQFNRWCLIVIGAWPQTSASNIMEKISTIVLIPICTVAIVIIMLPCFLYVTLEAEDIPSKLNAIGPMLHRVMGSVNYWTLLSRSRDIQNCIRHMDADSELIQRVGDREIMLRYAKIGRFMAGICTLFMHTSAFFFSIAKAVRTVSIIVDNETITMYPMTCPIYRKFIDARFSPVNQIMLGVQFSSTFVVSCSTVGVCSLAAVFAMHACGQLNVLYVWLKELSEDNEEEAEHKLAAIVEHHLRALSFVARVESIMHKACLVEMMGCTLNMCLLGYYCIMNWGAFDAAKIASYILVYLSMCFNIFIFCYIGEVLTEQCKNVGKMAYMTKWYKLRNRTALGLVLIIGRSSNVTKMTAGKLFHLSITTFGDIIKTSMAYLNILRTMATSIICSERRVLNESIVSIPRTRYTATITMRAFRVVATAQLYRCVCEASRKSLLQDSPIMSNYLEDKEYSIQPIRWLLKPISVWPVKKSSYKERILSRVLLIVCIFLIVSTLVPCALAVFLDETKDLETKVREFGPLSNWLLASLKYCALLMHVGDIGQCIEHIETDWRTVTKIEERGLMLRNARIGRFIAIFSAIFVHCGVFSYNIFRGMTMDESATKEDNTSMYSLPFAFYDKILDTTISPAYEIVFAIQYLSTFVVNSVGVGTCSITAVFVMHACGQLKILMSLLDNLVDETNEKRDSTQQKFVVIVEHHLRVLNFVSRIEKITNVVCLVEIVGCTMHMCLLGYYCILDWSQDEKEGIVAYCIILISVTFNIFIFCYIGEILSDQCGQVGEIAYMTNWYLLPGNTALGLVLIILRSSIIIKITAGKMIELSLSTFGNVIKSAVAYLNILRTLM, encoded by the exons ATGTGGAATACGAAGCGTGCAGGAAATGCTAAACAGAAAAAGCATAGCGAGTACAGTTTACAATTTAACCGATGGTGCCTCATTGTGATTGGTGCTTGGCCGCAAACCAGCGCATCAAACATAATGGAGAAAATTTCCACAATAGTGCTGATACCGATTTGTACGGTTGCGATAGTGATTATTATGCTACCATGCTTTTTATATGTGACACTCGAGGCAGAGGATATACCGTCCAAATTGAATGCCATAGGTCCAATGCTTCATAGAGTTATGGGTTCGGTAAATTACTGGACGCTGCTCAGTCGTAGTCGTGACATTCAAAATTGCATACGACACATGGACGCAGATTCGGAGCTGATACAAAGAGTCGGTGATCGCGAGATAATGCTGCGCTACGCCAAGATTGGTCGCTTTATGGCCGGGATCTGCACGTTATTCATGCACACTAGcgcattttttttcagtatAGCCAAGGCGGTGAGAACCGTTAGCATCATTGTGGATAACGAAACCATCACAATGTATCCAATGACGTGTCCAATTTACCGAAAGTTTATCGACGCCAGATTTAGTCCTGTGAATCAAATCATGTTGGGTGTGCAGTTCTCGTCTACCTTCGTAGTGAGTTGCTCCACAGTGGGTGTGTGCAGCCTTGCTGCCGTCTTTGCCATGCACGCTTGTGGTCAACTAAACGTATTATATGTGTGGTTAAAAGAACTTTCCGAAGATAATGAAGAAGAAGCTGAACACAAATTGGCTGCTATCGTGGAGCACCATTTGAGAGCCCTcag TTTTGTAGCGCGCGTGGAAAGTATTATGCATAAAGCCTGTCTCGTGGAAATGATGGGATGCACGTTAAATATGTGTTTACTTggatattattgcattatg AATTGGGGTGCATTTGATGCAGCGAAAATAGCATCATATATTCTTGTGTATCTATCAatgtgttttaatattttcatattttgctATATTGGCGAGGTACTCACAGAACAG tgCAAAAATGTTGGGAAAATGGCGTATATGACTAAATGGTATAAATTACGTAACAGAACTGCGCTTGGTCTCGTTCTAATAATAGGACGATCAAGTAATGTAACTAAGATGACTGCAGGAAAGTTATTTCATTTATCTATCACAACTTTTGGCgat ataattaaaacatctatggcatatttgaatatattgcgAACAATGGctac ATCGATTATCTGTTCTGAGAGACGTGTATTAAACGAAAGCATAGTCAGCATACCGCGCACGCGTTATACCGCGACTATTACCATGCGTGCGTTTCGAGTAGTCGCGACTGCTCAATTGTACCGGTGCGTTTGCGAAGCAAGCAGGAAGAGTCTCCTGCAAGATTCTCCAATTATGTCGAATTATCTGGAAGACAAGGAATATAGCATACAGCCGATCCGTTGGCTGCTGAAGCCAATAAGCGTTTGGCCGGTGAAGAAATCATCGTACAAGGAAAGGATTCTTTCCAGAGTATTGTTGATAGTGTGTATTTTTCTGATCGTCAGCACTTTAGTGCCTTGCGCGTTGGCTGTCTTCCTGGACGAGACGAAAGACTTGGAAACGAAGGTGCGCGAGTTCGGCCCGCTCAGCAATTGGCTGCTGGCGAGCCTCAAGTATTGCGCATTGCTGATGCATGTCGGCGACATAGGCCAATGCATTGAGCACATTGAGACCGACTGGCGGACCGTGACGAAAATCGAGGAGCGAGGGCTTATGCTGAGAAACGCCAGAATCGGTCGTTTCATCGCAATATTTTCCGCAATATTCGTGCACTGTGGCGTGTTCTCATACAACATCTTCCGAGGAATGACAATGGATGAGTCCGCCACTAAAGAGGACAATACGTCAATGTATTCGTTGCCTTTCGCATTCTATGACAAAATCCTTGATACTACGATTAGTCCGGCATACGAAATAGTGTTCGCGATTCAGTATCTATCTACGTTCGTAGTAAATTCCGTGGGAGTAGGCACTTGCAGCATTACCGCCGTTTTCGTAATGCACGCCTGTGGTCAACTGAAGATTCTTATGTCCTTGCTAGACAATCTCGTCGATGAAACGAACGAAAAGAGGGATTCCACgcaacaaaaatttgttgttatCGTTGAGCATCATTTGAGGGTACTTAA ctTTGTATCTCGCATAGAGAAAATTACGAATGTAGTTTGTCTCGTAGAAATAGTAGGATGCACAATGCATATGTGTCTTTTGGGCTATTATTGTATACTG GATTGGAGTCAAGATGAGAAAGAAGGCATAGTCGCGTATTGTATAATACTAATTTCAGTTACATTCAAcatctttatattttgttatatcgGAGAAATTCTTTCAGATCAG